A portion of the Brockia lithotrophica genome contains these proteins:
- a CDS encoding Unspecified monosaccharide ABC transport system, permease component 2, whose translation MFEALGQFLAITTVYATPLIWASLGGVFSERSGVVGLALEGYMIFGAFAAASSAVVLEASGWGAWGAWPAFFLGGVAGMLLALLHAYASVSLRADQVVSGFVVNFLAFGLSVYLVKVFFHGAGQTDTLRQAVFGRWGIPLLERIPVLGPSVFTTYPSTYLAFLAVLVAYLLLWHTPFGLHLRAAGENAGAAATAGLPVRRIRYVGVLVSGFLAGLGGATVVLTTTGNFSHATISGQGFIALAAMIFGKWHPVGAFLASLFFGIGTGLKNLIQLTPWARDIPLDAILFFPYVLTLLVLAGFVGRAEAPRALGQAYDPEVR comes from the coding sequence ATGTTCGAAGCTCTCGGGCAATTTCTCGCGATCACCACCGTCTACGCCACGCCGCTCATCTGGGCGAGCCTCGGCGGTGTGTTTTCCGAGCGCTCGGGCGTCGTCGGTCTCGCCCTCGAAGGGTACATGATCTTCGGCGCCTTTGCCGCCGCGAGCTCCGCCGTCGTCCTGGAAGCATCGGGGTGGGGGGCCTGGGGCGCGTGGCCCGCGTTTTTCCTCGGCGGCGTTGCCGGCATGCTCCTCGCCCTGCTCCACGCCTACGCCTCCGTATCCCTCCGCGCCGATCAGGTCGTGAGCGGGTTCGTCGTGAACTTCCTGGCCTTCGGCCTGTCCGTATACCTGGTAAAGGTTTTCTTCCACGGGGCAGGCCAGACGGATACGCTGCGCCAGGCGGTCTTCGGCCGCTGGGGGATCCCCCTCCTCGAGCGCATCCCCGTCCTCGGCCCCTCCGTCTTCACCACGTACCCGTCCACGTACCTCGCGTTTCTCGCCGTCCTCGTCGCCTACCTCCTCCTCTGGCACACGCCCTTCGGGTTGCACCTTCGGGCGGCGGGGGAGAACGCAGGTGCGGCGGCGACCGCCGGTCTCCCGGTGCGGCGGATCCGCTACGTGGGCGTGCTCGTGAGCGGATTTCTCGCGGGCCTCGGGGGGGCGACGGTGGTGCTCACGACGACGGGGAACTTTTCCCACGCCACGATTTCCGGCCAAGGGTTTATCGCCCTCGCGGCGATGATCTTCGGCAAGTGGCATCCCGTCGGCGCCTTCCTCGCGAGCCTCTTCTTCGGCATCGGCACGGGCCTCAAGAACCTCATCCAGCTCACGCCTTGGGCGCGGGACATCCCCCTGGATGCCATCCTCTTCTTCCCCTACGTCCTCACCCTCCTCGTCCTCGCGGGATTCGTCGGCCGCGCGGAGGCGCCGCGGGCTCTCGGGCAGGCGTACGACCCGGAGGTGCGCTGA